Proteins from one Cryptomeria japonica chromosome 4, Sugi_1.0, whole genome shotgun sequence genomic window:
- the LOC131032003 gene encoding probable polyol transporter 4, whose protein sequence is MEEDKSLAKANLMAGKETATEISKPKRNKFVIACAVLASTNSILLGYDIGVMSGAVLFIRKDLGIHDLEVEILIGSLNIICLLGAALAGKTSDVVGRRWTMALAAVIFFVGAVVMSLAPSFAWLMVGRLVAGMGVGYALVIAPVYTAEVAPASSRGTLTCFPEIFINLGILLGYVANYAFQGLPVHYSWRVMLGMGVIPPFFIGVFVLFMPESPRWLIMKNRNEDAMKVLLRTSDSEAEAEERLAQIMEGIQYAQKNLKKGGQSSEVDPLKSEGEGTWGELLFKSTPTIRRMLIVGLGVQFFQQASGIDATVYYSPVTFKKAGIKSQNAILGATMAMGFVKTGFIVVAAFFIDKVGRRPLLLTSTAGTTLSLSALALCLIIVGKTSGSTHEAFAFLAVIAACANVAFFSIGLGPVNWVMGAEIYPLRLRAKAAGLGVGVNRLVSGVVSVTFLSFSNAISVPGVFFFYAGFALLALGFVYFFVPETKGKTLEEIVEYFNNESSRKTATPSQLELGNGKISTAPTDGAQSTGPTVSKE, encoded by the exons ATGGAAGAAGACAAGAGCTTAGCTAAGGCAAATCTTATGGCTGGAAAGGAAACGGCCACGGAGATTTCGAAGCCCAAGAGAAACAAGTTTGTCATAGCTTGTGCAGTACTCGCCTCCACTAACTCGATTTTGTTGGGCTATG ATATTGGAGTGATGAGCGGGGCCGTTCTGTTCATTCGCAAGGATCTGGGCATACATGACCTGGAGGTGGAGATCCTGATCGGCTCACTGAATATTATATGCCTGCTGGGGGCGGCCCTGGCCGGGAAAACGTCAGATGTGGTGGGGCGAAGATGGACCATGGCTCTCGCAGCAGTCATATTTTTTGTGGGTGCAGTTGTGATGTCACTAGCGCCTTCCTTCGCGTGGCTTATGGTGGGCAGACTGGTGGCCGGCATGGGGGTTGGCTACGCGCTCGTCATCGCTCCCGTCTACACGGCTGAGGTGGCTCCTGCCTCCTCCCGTGGAACGCTCACCTGCTTTCCCGAGATCTTCATTAACTTGGGAATTCTGCTGGGCTACGTAGCCAACTACGCATTCCAGGGCTTGCCGGTGCATTACAGCTGGCGGGTAATGCTGGGTATGGGTGTCATTCCTCCCTTTTTCATTGGTGTCTTTGTGCTTTTCATGCCCGAGTCTCCGCGGTGGCTCATCATGAAGAACCGCAATGAGGACGCCATGAAAGTACTTCTCAGAACCTCCGACAGCGAAGCCGAGGCAGAGGAGAGATTGGCGCAGATCATGGAAGGAATTCAGTACGCGCAGAAGAATCTGAAGAAGGGTGGTCAGAGCTCGGAGGTAGATCCGCTGAAAAGCGAGGGAGAGGGAACGTGGGGTGAGTTGTTATTCAAGAGCACGCCAACCATTAGGCGTATGTTGATCGTGGGCTTGGGTGTGCAGTTCTTCCAGCAGGCCTCGGGCATTGACGCCACCGTCTATTACAGCCCAGTCACTTTCAAGAAGGCAGGAATTAAGAGCCAAAACGCCATACTCGGGGCAACAATGGCCATGGGATTTGTCAAGACCGGATTTATTGTGGTGGccgctttcttcattgacaaagtAGGGCGGAGGCCGCTGTTGCTCACCAGCACAGCTGGGACGACTTTGTCCCTTTCGGCTCTGGCGCTGTGTCTCATCATTGTGGGAAAAACGTCCGGCTCAACCCACGAAGCCTTTGCGTTTTTAGCTGTTATTGCAGCGTGTGCTAACGTTGCATTCTTCTCGATCGGGCTGGGCCCGGTTAATTGGGTGATGGGGGCGGAGATATATCCTCTTCGCCTCCGGGCCAAGGCAGCCGGCCTTGGTGTGGGGGTTAACAGACTTGTGAGCGGAGTGGTTTCCGTCACATTTCTAAGCTTTTCCAATGCAATCAGTGTGCCTGGCGTCTTCTTCTTCTACGCGGGCTTTGCTCTTCTGGCATTGGGGTTTGTGTATTTTTTTGTGCCGGAGACTAAAGGCAAAACCTTGGAAGAGATTGTGGAGTACTTTAACAACGAATCTTCAAGAAAGACTGCTACTCCTAGCCAATTGGAGCTTGGGAATGGTAAAATCAGTACAGCGCCAACAGATGGAGCACAATCTACAGGGCCTACGGTATCAAAGGAGTAA